GCCAAGGGTGTGATTGTGCGCAACATGGTGACGGGCGAAATTTCCCGCCATGCGGGCGATGCCGTTGTCTTGGCAACCGGTGGATATGGTAATGTGTTCTTCCTCTCCACAAATGCTCAGGGCTGTAATGTGACGGCTGCGCATCGCGCCTATCGCCGTGGTGCCGGTATGGCCAACCCATGCTACACGCAAATTCACCCCACCTGTATTCCGGTTCACGGTGATCAGCAGTCGAAGTTGACGCTGATGTCGGAGTCGCTGCGGAATGATGGTCGTGTGTGGGCGCCTAAGGATAAGGAGACTGCCAAGAAGATTCGCGAAGGTAAGCTCGATCCCAACGCTGTGCCTGATGAAGAGCGCGATTACTACCTGGAGCGTAAATACCCAAGCTTCGGTAACCTGGCCCCGCGCGATATTTCCTCGCGTGCTGCCAAGGAGGCTTGCGACGACGGTCGTGGGGTGGCGACTACAGGACTCGGGGTCTTCCTCGACTTCCGCGATGCAATCAAGCGTGATGGCCAAAAGGCGATCGAAGAGCGCTATGGTAATCTCTTTGAAATGTATCAATGCATCACCGGTGATAATCCATACGAAACACCGATGATGATTTTCCCAGCCGTGCACTATACCATGGGCGGGCTTTGGGTCGATTACAATTTGCAGTCCACCATCCCCGGTATGTTTGTCGGCGGTGAGGCTAATTTCTCCGATCACGGAGCCAATCGCCTCGGTGCTTCGGCGCTGATGCAAGGCCTCGCGGATGGTTATTTCGTCTTGCCTTACACGGTTGGCAACTACCTCGGTGAACAAGGTGTGGCCGCTGCGGGTAAGGTAACGACCGATCACCCCGCATTTGCCGAAGTAGAAGCCGATGTGAAGTCGCGCATTGATAAGCTGATGTCGATCGGTGGCACTGAGTCGCCACGTTCTTTCCATAAGCGTCTCGGTAACATTATGTGGGAGAAGTGCGGCATGTCCCGCACCAAGGAGAGTCTGACTGAAGCGATTGAAGAGATTCAAGCCTTACGCAAAGAGTTCTGGTCCAATCTGAAGGTTGTGGGCGATGCCGACAGTCTGAACCCCGAGCTCGAGCGTGCTGGTCGCGTGGCTGATTTTATGGAGTTCGGCGAAATCCTTTGTCGCGATGCACTCATGCGAGAAGAGTCCTGTGGTGGTCACTTCCGCGCAGAGCACCAAACCGACGACGGTGAGGCCAAGCGTGACGACGATAATTTCGCATTCGTAGGAGTGTGGGAGTATAAGGGCGACGATGTTGCCCCAGCCTTGCACAAGGAGCCGCTCGTTTACGAAAACATCAAGCTCGCCACCCGCAGTTACAAGTAATCCAACTCAATACGCACGATGGAAAAAACAATGAATCTCACAATCCGCGTTTGGCGTCAAAAGAACCGCCTCGACGTTGGAAAATTTGCCGAATACAAGCTCGCGGACATTTCTGAGGACTCCTCGTTCCTCGAAATGCTCGACATCCTTTCGGAGCAACTCGTCGCGGATGGCCACGAGCCAGTCGCATTTGACCATGACTGTCGCGAAGGTATTTGCGGTATGTGCTCGATGACGATTAATGGCATCCCGCACGGCCCCGAGAGCGGCACCACGGCCTGTCAGTTGCACATGCGCCACTTTCACGATGGGCAGACGATTACCATCGAGCCATGGCGCGCCAAGCCCTTTCCAGTCATTAAAGACCTGGTGGTTGACCGCACACCCTTGGATAAGATTATTCAGGCAGGTGGCTTTATCACTGCACGTGCTGGGAGCGCTGTGGATGCGAACGCGATGCCGATCGCTAAGGGTATTGCCGACTATGCGATGGATGCTGCGGCCTGTATCGGTTGTGGTGCCTGTGTGGCTGCGTGCCCGAATGCATCGGCGATGTTATTTACCGGTGCCAAGGTTGCTCACATGAACAGCCTGCCGCAAGGTAAGGCGGAAAAAGATCGCCGCACACTCGCGATGGTTTCGACCATGGATGGCGAAGGCTTTGGCGGCTGCACCAATATCGGTGAGTGTGAGGCAGCCTGCCCGAAGAGCATCTCGTTAGATATGATTGCGCAGCTTAACCGTGATTATGCGACGGCTCAATTTAAGAACTTCTTTAAGCCCGTGGCCTAACAAATATTGGTATTAATTTCATCCAAGCGTGCTCTCTTTTCGGGGAGCACGCTTTTTTTATTATAAAAGCGTCATTACTTGTAGCTGATGTTTGGTAAAGATCGGCTAATGTTTGAAAATTAATACAATTTGACTCGATTTAGCTTTATCCTGTGCTAGGGTATTTAGTTCATCTTCACATCTAGATGTGCGAACGCCATCCGTTCGCTTGCAAAATAAACTAACTACACAACAGAACATATGAATATTATGAAAAAGTTCCTCGGAGCTTCTGCACTTGCAGGATTCATTGTCTTGGCCGCATCTCAGCTATCAGCGCAGAGAATCGTGGACGAAGGCAAGAACTTCACAGTGTCGAATTCTCCTGAAACCACCGTTTTCAATCTGAAGACGCCCTCTGACAACCGTCACATTCACGAATACAACAACCCCAAGCCAGCAAAGGCCGCTCCTGCAGCCGCTCCTGCTGCTATGGTTGATTGTGCGCCTGGCATCGTTACTGACTATGTCGATCAGCATCTCGTTCGCCTTGAAAAGTCCGCTCCCGATATGGTGGCGATCAACACTCCTTATAACTACGACTACACCGTAGTCGCTAAGGATAAGGTAAAGAAAGTTGTCGTCGAAGAGCAAATCCCAGCCGGCACTGTATATGTATCCAGCTCACCTGAAGCCGAAGTGAATGGCAGCAGCGTGAAGTGGACACTTTACAATGTTGAAAGCGGTTCTCGCACTCCACTTCAGTTGACTGTAAAACCAACTCAAGTTGCTGACCTCAGCAATTGTGCAACCATCGTTGCTTTCCCTGAAGCTTGCACCACCACACAAGTTGGTGCTCCTGAGCTCGCAATCGTTAAGACGACTCCTAACGAGCAAGTTCTTCTGGGAGCTGGTGTTCCTTGGAACATCACTGTAACCAACGTGGGTAACTTCTGTGCATACGATGTGGTCCTCACGGATACATTGCCTGCTGGCGTTTCTCATGACAGCGGTAACAGCACACTCACAACAAATCTGGGCACACTTGCTCCGGGTGAAAGCCGTGATGTTACAATCAACACTACTGCTGCGGCAACTGGTGAGCATTGCAACACTGCGGTCGCTTCCTCCTCGAATGCCGGTTCTGTTGAAGATGACGCATGTGTCGTTATCGTAGAAGCAGGCATCGATGTTGTTAAGGAAGGCACACCAATGCAATTCGTTGGCAAGAAGGCTTCCTACACCATCACAGCTACTAACACTGGTGATGTGCCTCTTACAGACGTAGTTGTTGTGGACACAGTTCCAGCACAAAACAAGTTGCTCGGCGCACCAGGTGCTCAAGTTAACGGCAACACTGCTACATGGACCACTAGCCTCGGTGCTGGCGAATCCAAGAGCTTCGACGTTACAGTTCTCGGCCTGCAAGAAGGCACTTACTGCAACCAAGTTAGCGCTGCATCGGCTCAATACGGCCTCAGCGGTAGCGACGACGCTTGCACAGAATGGCGCGGCTACCCAGCCTTGCTGATCGAAGTGATCGATACTGAGGATCCACTCCTCGTCGGTGAGCAAACTACATACGTGATCCAAATCACTAACCAAGGCACTGCACAAGACACCAACGTTGGCCTCGAAGTTCAGCTTCCAAGCCAGCTTAAGGTTGTTTCCGCTGCAGGTGACACTCAAGGCACGATCTCTGGCAATAATGTCAGCTTCGCTCCTTATGCTGTCCTGAAGGCTAAGCAAATCATTGAGTTCCGTGTCGTTGCACAAGCTGTCGCCGAAGGTGACGCTCGCTTCAAGGCACAAATGAGCTCGGATCTGCTCAAGACTCCAGTTCCTGAAGAAGAAGCGACTCAAGTCTACTAAGACCTGATTTTTCTGAATCTTTCAGAGGCGTCCGCGAAAGCGGGCGCCTCTTTTTTTTGCAATTTTAACTGACTTCTAGTTCCTGTCATTTAACTTCTTGCTTCAATGGCCCGCCGCAGATCCAGTCAATCTCCCGAGGAGGATTTTCCTATGACGCCGATGATCGACATGGTCTTCTTGTTATTGGTTTTTTTTATGACAGTCAGCACGCTCGCTCAGGCCGATCGTGCTAAGAAGCTCGACTTACCGGAATCCGCGCAGAGCGATGTGCCGGACGTGGAGGATTTGCCCAATCGTGGGACTATTTCGCTCGATGCTGAAGGTGTCATTTACCTCGGCACTCATGCTGTGTCGCTGAGTGATATGCAAAATCAGATGAAGGCATCACTGGCTGCAAATCCAGAGCTGCGCATTCATTTGCGTGCAGATCAAGCGACGCCTTATCACGAAATTAAGAAAGTGCTCAAAGCATGTGCCGAAGTCGGGGCTTACGAGGTTATTTACGCCACATACCAAATGTAGCCATTCGCCACAGCAGATCAAATTACGTTCACTCCATGGCCCAACTAAAAAGGAAAGCAGAAGACAAAGTCGGCGTCGCCATCGCGCCGATGATTGATGTGGTCTTTCTACTTTTAATTTACTTCATGGTTGCTTCGACCATGGAGCAGCAGGAGGCCGATCTCTCGTTTCAGTTGCCAGGCTCAGTGGAGCAGGATGAGCCGCTCGACTTGCCCGATGAGCAAATTATTGAAATTCGTGAAGATGGCCAAGTTGTCGTTAACGATTTCCCTTACGATGCGCCTGAAGCTCCGCGTTATGAAGAACTGGCCGCGATGTTGACGCGCTTTCGTGAAGCGAGCGCCGCAAATAAAGTCGAAGCGATTGTGACTATTTCTCCCGCAGAGAGCGTATCGCATGCTCAGATTGTTAAAGTGATGGATGCTTGTTCGCTGGCAGGCATCGAAGCTGTGAACTTTGCTTTAGGAGACGATAGCTAGCAGGCTACTTGTCTTTGTTGGAGCTAAGTGTTTCGCGCTTATTCGATATTTTGCACTTGCTCGCGGATGCGTTCGAGGGCGTTTTTACCTTCGATCACCATACGAGTGATTTCAATATCGTTTGATTTACTGCCAGTAGTGTTGAACTCGCGGTGAATTTCCTGACAGAGAAAGTCCATTTTTCGACCAGTGGCTTCGTCTGCGTTCAGGAAGCTTAAAAATTGCTCAAAGTGGCAAGCCAGACGCGTGGTCTCTTCGCTGATATCGGAACGATCGGCGAAGATCGCGACTTCTTTGAGTACGCGTTCATCTGAAGGATCGAGCTCCAGTTTTAGTTGTTTTAAGCGCTCCAGTAGAGCATCGCGGTAGCGAAGAGTGCTACCGCTGGCGTTCTTCTCGATTTGCTGGCGAAAATCTTCTAGCTGAGTGATGCGCTCTTTTAAGTCGGCAGCCAGCGCGGCACCTTCTTGTTGGCGCATGGAGTCGATGTCGGCTAGTGCTTTCTGAAATGCTTCTTGAATTGAGTCTTTCAGCTCCTTCCAGTCGGGCAGGCCGCTGCTGTCTTTGACTGAGCGTGCCAGTTCGAGTAGAAAACCACTGTCGGGTGTAAACTCCAAGTCTTGGGATTCGGCAAAGGCACGTAAGCCTTTGAGGCTTTCGGCCATGGCATTGGTATTGAGTGCCAGCGAATCGCTCCCTCCTTGAGTGGATTCCACTTTAATCTGCACGTTGACGCGTCCGCGTTGAAATGCGGCGCTAATCCATTCGTTACAGATCGATTCGTAGCCATTCCATTCGCGAGGGGCGCTGATTTGCACATCCAAGGTCTTACGGTTAACCGAATTAATTTCAATTTGGATACGCACACCGGCGTCCACTGCATCCGCGCAACCGCGCCCAAAACCTGTCATACTTCGCATCCGTGCCAGCATAGAGCGTCTGATCTGAGAGGAAAGATGAAAGTTTGTGCAGACGATGATTTGTCGCCGTTTTATTGAGCTAAAAAAAACGAGTTGAGTCGATTTAAGAGACGTGCCGCCTGCCAAGTTAGTTTTGCACAACAACTCGGAGCTGAAAACCGGGGAACTCGCGCTAGCGAGGTCTGGGCAGCTCGAATGACGGGCTACACAAAGGGCACGTGCTCGAACTTTTCTCCTAGGATTTTACTGGAGTCGGCTTCGAGCCATTTGTCGAGTACACTGCTGTAGACACTGCGGAAATCGGTGCTGTATTGGAGGTCTTTCTTAACGTCGGTCACGAGCTCGGGGGATTCGCCTAAGAGGCCACCGTTGACTCGTGAGCCCATGACGAAGAGTGGCGCTGCGGTGCCATGGTCGGTGCCGCCGCTGCCGTTTTCCGCGGGGCGTCGCCCAAACTCGGAAAAAGTCATGGTGATCACCTGCTCGTCTTTCTTGTGGGCCTTGAGGTCTTTTTGAAACGCGCTCATGGCAGCTGATAGCTCTGTCAGTAGGCGTTCTTGGTTGTTTAATTGGTTGGCATGTGTGTCGTAGCCACTTTGCGAGACGAAGTAGACGCGTGTCTCTAAGTCCGCATGGATCAGGGCGGCGACGCGTTTGAGCGATTGTGCCAGCTTGCTGCCGGGGTAGCTACTTAAGGCTTTGTATTGGGAGATGATCTTCTCGACTCTACGCTCAGTGACGAGGGTATTCATCATGGTGTGCTGTAGGTAGCTGGCATTGCCTTCGATGTGGTCCGCTTGCAGCAGTTTCTCGTAGGCGAGGTCGGCAGGGTCGTTGCCGCGGTCGAAGCGTCCGCGGTGCTTCATGCCGAAGAGTGAGTGGGCTTGCTCGGAGAGGTAGCTTTGAGGGATCATGTCGCCCACGTGGATGGCGGTGGGATCGGCGTTGATATCGTCGGCTTCGGGGCTGCCTGCACAGGCGTTGTCAAAGAAACGGCCGAGCCAGCCTTCGCGTTTAAAGCTGTCGGCGTCGCTGGCGGTCTCCCAGATCTCGGTGGAGCGGAAGTGGCTGCGGTTGGGGTTGGGGTAGCCGACATTTTGCACGATCGAGAGTTTGCCTTCGCCGTAGAGCTGGTGTAGCTCTTTGCAAGCTGGGTGCAGGGCGAGGTCGTCGTTGAGATGGAGTAGGCCGTGTTTGAGCCCAATGGTGGGGCGCAGGTTGTAATAGCGATCGTCGGTGAAGGGGATGACGGTGTTGAGGCCATCGTTGCCACCGGCCAGCTGAATGATGACCAAGATGCTGCGGTCCCGCTCGGGCGCAGGTGTCTGTGCCATGGCGCTGCGGGCCAGAAACGCAGGTGCGGCCCCACTAAATGCCAGGAAGCCGAGGCCGCCGGCTCCACGGATAAATTCGCGACGTGTGAGGGGTAGGTTTTGCATTTAGGAATTAGGAGTTAGAAGTTAGGAATTAGGAGTTAGGAATTGGGAGTTGGGGAAACTGAAAACTCTGAACCCTGTACGAGTTGGGAGCGTTCGCGTCAGCTAGCACAGATTATAGGCGGGAGATTGCAGCAGGGCTATGATGGCATGGCGTACGCGCTGGGCGGCACCTTCGTCTTGGGTGTCCCCTACGATGGAGTGGAGTGCGTCGAGGTAGGTCGCCCGTGAGGGGGCGGTGATAAAATAGGTGGTGAAGTGCTGGGCTAGGTCGTTGGGAGCGAGACTGAGCACTTGTTGCAGGCGCTCTTGAGTGACGAGAAAGTTGCCGCGGCCGGCTTCGCGTGCGTTTTTGAGCGCGAGTTGTTCGTTGGCGTTGAGGTTCTTCTCGTTGAGTTTGGCGAAGAGATAATCGACGAGTTGGCGGCGGGCGCTGATGGTAGTGGAATTGATCCAGTGCTCACCGTAAAGCCAGCCGCGGACGTTGGGTGGGTTGTAAAAGGTCTGTCCCATGGTGGCCATGCTACGCAGGACACGTGCCTCGAAGGGGGCTACGTCGAGTCGCAGATCCTGGCACAGGCCGATGTAAAAATGGATCGGACTTTTGACCATATTGCCCCGGTAGGCGGGATGGAAGAAGAGGCGGCTTTGGAAGAAGGTCTCGATTAAGTAACGTAGGCTGAAGTTATGCTCGGCCCATTGATCTCCCAGCGCCTCGATGTAGGGCTCCGGTACCGGCTTTTCGGTTAGGTAAAACTTAATGAGCTCACGGATCAGGAAAGTGCGAGCCGCTGGTTGTTGAAAGGTGAGGTCGATTACATCGTCGCCGTCCCAGTTGCCTGTTTGCTCGAAGATTGTCTTGTGCGTTTTGTCCTGCAGTTTCTTCTCGAGGTAAAAATGGTAGCGATTTTTTATGCGATAACCGGTGAAGGCGCGGGAGGCTTCTTTGATGTCGGCTTCGCTGTAGTTGCCCTCGCCCAGTGTGAAGAGCTCGAAGAGCTCGCGAGCGAAATTTTCGTTGGGCTTGCGAGCAGTGTTCTGAATGAGGTCCAGGTAGCGGACCATCGCTGGCTCACGACTGACCTTTTTACATAGGTCCGGGTAGTCGCTATGGATGCCCTGGCGCAGTGTTTGCTGCATGGAAAAGAGCAGTGCGGTGTCTTTGACCTTACTCTGTTCGACTACGAAGATGTCTTGTAGGAAAACGACGAACTTTTCTTGCGCACTATACTCGGGCTGGCGGGCTAGATTAAACCAGTCCATCGCGAAGTTGCGAAATAGCTCGCTCTCCTCGCGTTGGAGCTCTTGGCGCAATTGCCGTCTTTCTTCTTCGTCCTCGACATTTTTATAGATATGTCGGTGGCGTTCGTGTGCAGTGGCTTCAAACTCACTGAGCTCGGTTGATTTTTGCATGTCCATGCCTGGCTGGAAGGCTGTGTGCAGATAAGCCTTCGGGGAGTCGCGCAAGGCGGCTGTCACGGCTTCGGGCGTGGCTGAAAATCCGACGCGTCGTAGGAAGTGTTGTGCCTCTTCGATTCGCCAGAAGCTCATTGGGAGGGGCTTCCAGGCATCGGCGACGGCAAAAGTCTGTGGGGTGGGGGCAGTCTGCGACATGGTATGAGGGATAGAGTAAATCGTTGACGCGAAATGGAAAGTTTCAAATTTTTTGAATGGCTATGAAAAACACTGGAAAAGCGTTGAACAAAGCTTCGGTGCGGCTTTCGTAGGGGGAGTATGCTACGCTGCTGTTCTTATAGAATACGTTCCTACTCGTCGATTGCGTTTTCCGCGCTAGCGGCAGTCTTGTTGGCGGCTTGTGGTGGGGCCGACGATTCGCCCGGCCGGTCAGTGCGACCTGAGCCCATTGTGCAGCCGATACCGGTCGATGCGGAGGTGGTTGATTTTTCGGTGGGTGAGTTTGGTGCAAACATTATAGAAACGATCGAGGGGGATGTCGCGACGGTGAATCCTTTGGTCAATGAGTCGGTCGGGGGCTCGCTGGTGATTGGGCGGATCTTGGACAGTCTGGTTACGATGGACCCGAAGACGGGCGAAGTGATTCCAAACCTGGCAAAGTCTTGGGAGATTTCTGAGGATAATTTACAATACACCTTTCACTTGCGCAAGGGAGTGCATTGGAGTGATGGCGAGCCGTTTACCGCAGAGGATGTAGTCTTTACCTGGCAAACCTTCTTTGCCAAACAGTCGGACCCGGAGACGGGGGAGGTGATGACGGGCGAGGATGGGCGGCCACTTTATCGCTACAATTCGCGTTCCACTTTTGGGCAGCAAATTAACGGACAGGAGCCGCAAGTTGAAATGCTTGATGACTTTACTGTGCGCTTTACGACGCCTGAAGTGTATGCGCCCTTTCTGCTCTTTGGGGGCGGAGTCGATATTTTGCCCAAGCATATTTTATACGATGCGTATGAGGACGGCACTCTGATGGATCAATGGAGTTTGCAGACTGCGATTGATGAGCCATGGAAGATTGTCGGGTTGAATATGTTCGTGCTAGAAACGTACCGTCCAGGAGAGCGAATGGTCTTTGCTCGGAATCCGAACTATTGGAAAGTGAATACACAAGGGGAGCGCTTACCTTATGTGGACCGAGTGATTTCCAAAATCGTGCCAGATGGCAATAGTAGTAATGTCGCCTTTGCGCAGGGGCAGACTGATTTCGAGTCCATTGGTCCTGATAATGTGGCTTGGGTGCGGCGCGGCGAAGAGCGCTTTGATTATACCGTGCTGGACATGGGCCCATCGAGTAGCACTAACTTTATTTGGTTTAATCTCAACCCTGGCAAGAATGCGGAGGGCGAACCTTTTGTAGCACCCTACAAGTTTGACTGGTTTTCGGACAAGCGCTTCCGCCAGGCCATTTCGTATGGCATCAATCGCGAGGGCATCATTCGCGGCGTCTTTTTTAACCGTGCCGACATTCTAAATGGCTACGTCTCGCCCAAGCGCAAATTTTGGTATAACGACGAGGTGCGCAAATACCCCTATCAAGTAGAACGCTCGCGGGCGCTCTTTCAAGAAATGGGCTTCGAGTATCGCGGTCAGGAACTGTTTGATGCCGAAGGGCGTCGGGTCGAGTTCACTTTGATCACCAATTCCAACAACGGGCTACGCGTTGAAATGGCGACTGTATTCAAGGAGAATATGGCTGCGATCGGGGTGGACGTGGAGCTGCAGTTCTTGGACTTCAATACCATCGTAACTAAGATCTCCGATGCCTTCGATTACGAGGCCTGCATGTTGGGCCTAGGCGGCGGTGCGCCGGACCCGTATGCAGGCAAAGACATTTTGATGAGCGGTGGCCGCATGCACTTTTGGTACCCTCAACAGCAAAGCCCTGCGACTGAGTGGGAGGCACGGATCGACGAGCTGATGCGTGAGGTCGGCCGCCATACCGAGGTCGAAGTGCGAAAAGAGTATTTCAACGAGGTGCAGGCGATCCTAGCCGAGCAGCAACCCTTTATCTTTCTCGTCAGTGCCAAGGAATATGCGGGCTATCGTAATCGCTGGCGTAATGTCGAGCCGACTCCGCTGGGCGGGGTTACTTGGAATTTGGAATCACTCTGGTCGGAGGTGAGCGAATGATTGCCTTTATCCTACGTCGCTTGTTGACGCTGATCCCATTGCTATTGGGCATCACTTTATTGGTCTTTTTGTTGATGAGCCTTGCACCGGGCGACTTCCTGACGCCGGTCCGAGCGCAGCGCGATGTGCCGGCCGAACTGATCCAAGCGATCCAGACCGAGTTCGGCCTCGATCAGCCATGGTATGTGCAATACTATAAATGGCTGGGCAATGTGCTGCAGGGCAATCTTGGGCATTCATGGGCTTTTAAAGTGCCTGTGGCGGATTTGATCGGTCAGCGTATTTGGGCGACCTTTTTACTCTCGCTCTGCGCTTTCGTCTTTTCGTGGGCGATCGCCATTCCCCTCGGCGTATTG
The nucleotide sequence above comes from Coraliomargarita algicola. Encoded proteins:
- a CDS encoding ExbD/TolR family protein; this encodes MAQLKRKAEDKVGVAIAPMIDVVFLLLIYFMVASTMEQQEADLSFQLPGSVEQDEPLDLPDEQIIEIREDGQVVVNDFPYDAPEAPRYEELAAMLTRFREASAANKVEAIVTISPAESVSHAQIVKVMDACSLAGIEAVNFALGDDS
- a CDS encoding ExbD/TolR family protein, with amino-acid sequence MARRRSSQSPEEDFPMTPMIDMVFLLLVFFMTVSTLAQADRAKKLDLPESAQSDVPDVEDLPNRGTISLDAEGVIYLGTHAVSLSDMQNQMKASLAANPELRIHLRADQATPYHEIKKVLKACAEVGAYEVIYATYQM
- a CDS encoding DUF11 domain-containing protein, whose amino-acid sequence is MKKFLGASALAGFIVLAASQLSAQRIVDEGKNFTVSNSPETTVFNLKTPSDNRHIHEYNNPKPAKAAPAAAPAAMVDCAPGIVTDYVDQHLVRLEKSAPDMVAINTPYNYDYTVVAKDKVKKVVVEEQIPAGTVYVSSSPEAEVNGSSVKWTLYNVESGSRTPLQLTVKPTQVADLSNCATIVAFPEACTTTQVGAPELAIVKTTPNEQVLLGAGVPWNITVTNVGNFCAYDVVLTDTLPAGVSHDSGNSTLTTNLGTLAPGESRDVTINTTAAATGEHCNTAVASSSNAGSVEDDACVVIVEAGIDVVKEGTPMQFVGKKASYTITATNTGDVPLTDVVVVDTVPAQNKLLGAPGAQVNGNTATWTTSLGAGESKSFDVTVLGLQEGTYCNQVSAASAQYGLSGSDDACTEWRGYPALLIEVIDTEDPLLVGEQTTYVIQITNQGTAQDTNVGLEVQLPSQLKVVSAAGDTQGTISGNNVSFAPYAVLKAKQIIEFRVVAQAVAEGDARFKAQMSSDLLKTPVPEEEATQVY
- a CDS encoding YicC/YloC family endoribonuclease; translated protein: MLARMRSMTGFGRGCADAVDAGVRIQIEINSVNRKTLDVQISAPREWNGYESICNEWISAAFQRGRVNVQIKVESTQGGSDSLALNTNAMAESLKGLRAFAESQDLEFTPDSGFLLELARSVKDSSGLPDWKELKDSIQEAFQKALADIDSMRQQEGAALAADLKERITQLEDFRQQIEKNASGSTLRYRDALLERLKQLKLELDPSDERVLKEVAIFADRSDISEETTRLACHFEQFLSFLNADEATGRKMDFLCQEIHREFNTTGSKSNDIEITRMVIEGKNALERIREQVQNIE
- a CDS encoding DUF1800 domain-containing protein, which produces MSQTAPTPQTFAVADAWKPLPMSFWRIEEAQHFLRRVGFSATPEAVTAALRDSPKAYLHTAFQPGMDMQKSTELSEFEATAHERHRHIYKNVEDEEERRQLRQELQREESELFRNFAMDWFNLARQPEYSAQEKFVVFLQDIFVVEQSKVKDTALLFSMQQTLRQGIHSDYPDLCKKVSREPAMVRYLDLIQNTARKPNENFARELFELFTLGEGNYSEADIKEASRAFTGYRIKNRYHFYLEKKLQDKTHKTIFEQTGNWDGDDVIDLTFQQPAARTFLIRELIKFYLTEKPVPEPYIEALGDQWAEHNFSLRYLIETFFQSRLFFHPAYRGNMVKSPIHFYIGLCQDLRLDVAPFEARVLRSMATMGQTFYNPPNVRGWLYGEHWINSTTISARRQLVDYLFAKLNEKNLNANEQLALKNAREAGRGNFLVTQERLQQVLSLAPNDLAQHFTTYFITAPSRATYLDALHSIVGDTQDEGAAQRVRHAIIALLQSPAYNLC
- a CDS encoding ABC transporter substrate-binding protein produces the protein MQPIPVDAEVVDFSVGEFGANIIETIEGDVATVNPLVNESVGGSLVIGRILDSLVTMDPKTGEVIPNLAKSWEISEDNLQYTFHLRKGVHWSDGEPFTAEDVVFTWQTFFAKQSDPETGEVMTGEDGRPLYRYNSRSTFGQQINGQEPQVEMLDDFTVRFTTPEVYAPFLLFGGGVDILPKHILYDAYEDGTLMDQWSLQTAIDEPWKIVGLNMFVLETYRPGERMVFARNPNYWKVNTQGERLPYVDRVISKIVPDGNSSNVAFAQGQTDFESIGPDNVAWVRRGEERFDYTVLDMGPSSSTNFIWFNLNPGKNAEGEPFVAPYKFDWFSDKRFRQAISYGINREGIIRGVFFNRADILNGYVSPKRKFWYNDEVRKYPYQVERSRALFQEMGFEYRGQELFDAEGRRVEFTLITNSNNGLRVEMATVFKENMAAIGVDVELQFLDFNTIVTKISDAFDYEACMLGLGGGAPDPYAGKDILMSGGRMHFWYPQQQSPATEWEARIDELMREVGRHTEVEVRKEYFNEVQAILAEQQPFIFLVSAKEYAGYRNRWRNVEPTPLGGVTWNLESLWSEVSE
- a CDS encoding DUF1501 domain-containing protein, producing the protein MQNLPLTRREFIRGAGGLGFLAFSGAAPAFLARSAMAQTPAPERDRSILVIIQLAGGNDGLNTVIPFTDDRYYNLRPTIGLKHGLLHLNDDLALHPACKELHQLYGEGKLSIVQNVGYPNPNRSHFRSTEIWETASDADSFKREGWLGRFFDNACAGSPEADDINADPTAIHVGDMIPQSYLSEQAHSLFGMKHRGRFDRGNDPADLAYEKLLQADHIEGNASYLQHTMMNTLVTERRVEKIISQYKALSSYPGSKLAQSLKRVAALIHADLETRVYFVSQSGYDTHANQLNNQERLLTELSAAMSAFQKDLKAHKKDEQVITMTFSEFGRRPAENGSGGTDHGTAAPLFVMGSRVNGGLLGESPELVTDVKKDLQYSTDFRSVYSSVLDKWLEADSSKILGEKFEHVPFV
- a CDS encoding succinate dehydrogenase/fumarate reductase iron-sulfur subunit, with the translated sequence MNLTIRVWRQKNRLDVGKFAEYKLADISEDSSFLEMLDILSEQLVADGHEPVAFDHDCREGICGMCSMTINGIPHGPESGTTACQLHMRHFHDGQTITIEPWRAKPFPVIKDLVVDRTPLDKIIQAGGFITARAGSAVDANAMPIAKGIADYAMDAAACIGCGACVAACPNASAMLFTGAKVAHMNSLPQGKAEKDRRTLAMVSTMDGEGFGGCTNIGECEAACPKSISLDMIAQLNRDYATAQFKNFFKPVA
- a CDS encoding fumarate reductase/succinate dehydrogenase flavoprotein subunit; the protein is MNLDSKIPEGPLAQKWTSHKFNMKLVNPANRRKYNVIVVGSGLAGGAAAASLAEQGYNVSCFCYQDSPRRAHSIAAQGGINASKNYQNDGDSVHRLFYDTVKGGDYRAREANVYRLAEVSSDIIDQCVANGVPFAREYGGYLANRSFGGAQVSRTFYARGQTGQQLLLGAYSALSKQIGLGKVKMYNRHEMLDVVKVDGHAKGVIVRNMVTGEISRHAGDAVVLATGGYGNVFFLSTNAQGCNVTAAHRAYRRGAGMANPCYTQIHPTCIPVHGDQQSKLTLMSESLRNDGRVWAPKDKETAKKIREGKLDPNAVPDEERDYYLERKYPSFGNLAPRDISSRAAKEACDDGRGVATTGLGVFLDFRDAIKRDGQKAIEERYGNLFEMYQCITGDNPYETPMMIFPAVHYTMGGLWVDYNLQSTIPGMFVGGEANFSDHGANRLGASALMQGLADGYFVLPYTVGNYLGEQGVAAAGKVTTDHPAFAEVEADVKSRIDKLMSIGGTESPRSFHKRLGNIMWEKCGMSRTKESLTEAIEEIQALRKEFWSNLKVVGDADSLNPELERAGRVADFMEFGEILCRDALMREESCGGHFRAEHQTDDGEAKRDDDNFAFVGVWEYKGDDVAPALHKEPLVYENIKLATRSYK